In Deltaproteobacteria bacterium, the genomic window ATTGCACCACATTTATTTCTTTGCCCAACAATCTTTCCTTGAGTGACGGATCCAAGGATACATTAATGGATGAATAGATCGACGCCTCAAACCGACGGCCGCATAGTACACACTCTAAATCCTCTCGGTAGATGGCAGTCATCTCTCGCACCTCCAAGACCTCTTGAGCCCCTGATGAGGACCTCACAGAGGGCGCGTTCAAAAAGGGGAAAGCCGGTCCCATCTTTTCAGTCTAGTCGAGAACGCCCATCGAGTCAAACGGACAAGGGATGCCTGATCCACCATCTCTCTTCATCCAGTCCAGGCGATTGGGCTATTGTGTCACTCCTTCGCTTTGCTCGAGGGCCCGCCCTGAACTGCGTAAAGGGGCAGGTCTGAGCAATCACTCGCAAGGGGGAGGGCGTAGAATCTCTGTCCCTCGACTAAGTGACAGAAATAAAGGCGAGATTCTTCGTCGCTTCGCCCCTCAGAATGACAAAGCGTCGTCGTTGGGTTATATTAGACCGTAAGGTGAATCCGGGTTTTACCCATGGACTGAAGGCTACCCGGCTCGGAGGGGAGAGAGGGGCTTTTCCTGTGAGAATCCTGACCGTCTCTGACCGCGTCGTTGAGGCACTCGAGGATCGTTCCGACCCTGCCTCCTTCCCGGAGGTGGACCTCGTCCTCTCCTGCGGCGATCTGCCCCCCGAGTATCTCTCGTCCCTTGCCAGGAAGTTCAGTGCTCCTCTCTTCTATGTTCGGGGGAATCACGACATCAGGCACGACGGGTACAGGCCTGCGGGATGCATCGATGCGGACATGAAGGTCGTCCTTTACAGGGGGCTCCGCATCCTCGGCCTGGAGGGGTCGCAGTGGTACAACGGAAAGCCCCATCAGTACACGGAACGCCAGATGCGGCAGAGAATCCGCAAGGCCGGCGCGGGAATCCGGCGCCACGGGGGCATAGACATCGTCATCACCCACGCGCCTCCCCGCCATGTCCATGATGGAGAGGATCAATGCCACAGGGGCTTTGAGAGCTTCCACAGGCTCATCGAGCGATACGGCCCCCGCTATCTTATTCACGGCCATATGCATCTCGATTACAGCCATCAAGAGCAGCGAATGACCGTGGTTAACCGGACAATGGTGATCAATACCTATGGATACTACTTCTTGGAGATCGAGGATAGCCAAGATACAAAATAGGATACAGAATAGGGCCGCCTCGGCCTTGAAGCGCGGGCGTACAAAACAGGGGGTCAAGAGCTTCAGGGAGAAGCTCGAGGCGGAACAACCTGTTGAGCAGAGGGATCTCGGGTTCAGGAAGGTGCCGGTGAAAAAGATCGTGGGGAGCGTGGGACGGTACCTCGACTTTGACAGCCGATTCCGGCTGAAAGGCGACCGCGAGCCCGAGAGGCTGGAGAGGATCAAGGAGGCGATGCGCAGGGGCAAATCCCTTCCGCCTGTAGAACTCTACAGGAT contains:
- a CDS encoding metallophosphoesterase, encoding MRILTVSDRVVEALEDRSDPASFPEVDLVLSCGDLPPEYLSSLARKFSAPLFYVRGNHDIRHDGYRPAGCIDADMKVVLYRGLRILGLEGSQWYNGKPHQYTERQMRQRIRKAGAGIRRHGGIDIVITHAPPRHVHDGEDQCHRGFESFHRLIERYGPRYLIHGHMHLDYSHQEQRMTVVNRTMVINTYGYYFLEIEDSQDTK